The Carassius auratus strain Wakin chromosome 34, ASM336829v1, whole genome shotgun sequence genomic sequence atatatatttctcGTCTCAGTGTCATGGCTCACCAGCGCTGTCAGGAGAAGACACCAGTCCAGATCCTGCACGAGTATGGCATTAAAATCGGCCGCGCGCCCGTGTACGCGCTCCTCCAGTCTGACGGAGAAGCGCACCAGCAATCCTTCATCTTCAGTGTCACCATAGGAGAAATCACATGCAAAGGtctgacactcacacacacacacacacacacacacatacacatgctcaTTTAAATACCACCTAGTCAGAGTGTAGAGTATATAGTGCACACTAGGATTCTAATACATACCATTTTGTTCTTAAAGGTCGAGGAGCCACTAAAAAGGCTGCAAAACATGAAGCTGCAGAAGCCGCATTGAACTTATTGAAACGAGACACCCGGCCAAAGTAAAGTAGACACTGTAGATAGTGATATGCGCTGTTAAAGATCAGCACCTTGAGTTAAGACTGTTTTCTGAATCCTCCGCAGTGATCAGAGAGATGGTGTTTCTCCTGAAGCCGGAGACGCATCCAATCCTGTAGGAGTCCTGCAGGTACTGTACCTGCTCAAGCACCAGCCGATGATGATGTTGGCTCAGGAAATTCAGGGAgctgtttaaatttaaaaagaaattctAAAAATGACAGTGTTCTATTTGGATGtactttcaaatataaataattctgtgaattttcagcagagtctccaggcttaagtgtcacatgatccttcagaaatcactctaatatatgctgatttattatcagtgttgttgtGCTTGATAGTTTTTTTGGAACATGTGATAAATTTTTCAGTTCTGCCTGCGCTTCTTCAAGCCAATATAAAGTTTATCTTaactgaattttttaaaaatctacagtatttattattgtgGTAGAGAGTGCAAtggcatgcgaaagtttgggaaccccttgcagaatctgtgaaaatctgaataattttcaaaaaataagagagatcatactaaatgcatgttattttttatttagtagtttCTTAAATAAGATATTATgcataaaatatgtttgcatatagtccacaacacaaaaaaaatgtctgaaattattaaaataaccttcaaaagtttgggaacccttggttcttaatactgtgttctgttaccctctgagtcccttgtttgttctgaacagttaaactgagaactgttcttcagaaaagtctttaaggtcctgcagattcttctgttttccagcatctttgcatatttgaaccctttccagcagtgactttatgattttgagatgcatcttttcagactgaggacatttgagagactcaaacacaactattaaaaaaaggttcaaacattcactgatgctccagaaggaaacaagatgcattaagagacgggggtgaaaacttttggaatttgaagatcaaggtaaattgtacttaatttgttttCCCGGGaaacatcttctgttgcttacgaagggcagaactaaatggaaacaacaaaataagaaaaaattgaACATCATCTTCGTGTTTtcaagttttcaccccccagctcttaatgcaatGTTTccttttgaaccttttttaatagttgtgtttgagtccctcagttgtcctcagtgtgtaAAGATggatttcaaaatcataaaatcacTGCTGGAAAACGTTCAAATATGCAATGATGCtgtaaaactgaagaatctgcaggacatggaggatttttctgaagaacagttctcagtttaactgttcagaacaaacaagggactcaagcacaaccatcacaaaacagaaagacagtcatcatgcatatgtaaaaataacatgcatttagtatgatctctcttattttttgaaaatgattcacattttcacagattcttcaAGGGGTTCCCAAACCTTCGCATGCCGCTGTATGTGTTTGTTTCGAGTGTGTTTGAATGCTGCTGTGTCGTCAGGAGCTGGCCATGCAGAGAGTCTGGTGTCTGCCGGAGTATGTGGTGTCTTTGGAGACCGGGCCGGATCACATGAAGGAGTTCACTGTTACCTGTCGTCTGGAAGGCCTGGAGGAGTCAGGTGACGTCAGCCGCTCTTCGTATTGTGATCGCAAGCTACACATTATGAGTGGAAATTAATCAATGATGTGCTTTTGCTCTTCAGGCACCGGCAGCTCCAAAAAGCAGGGCAGACGCGCAGCAGCCGAACGCATGCTGGGGAAACTACAGAGTCTGTCCGGATCTCCCGAGATCACATGGGTTAGTGACATCCATCTGTTCACTGATGCTTTGggattcttattttcatttattagtttaaataaaGACTAACTTTGTGAAAACTGCCAAAAGATATTAATGCAAAGATATGTGCAAATAGATCAAGTGTAATAAACTAAACatcaaatgtgtattttggatgttttctttccactagtcaTGTTATGAAAGCTATATaactcaaaattgaccagtgctTGAAAAAACTGGTTTACATTGCATTTCTATAACAAAAGTAAATGATGAAGCCATGGTACAAAGGCAGTTTTCATGTGACCTTTATgagtaaaaacaaagaatataaaagaaaaatcagccCCTGGAACAATAAAAGAGCCTGAAGGTGAAGGAAAGACTCTTAAATAGGATTTGATGTGTCACCTTGGCTCATAAATTTGTGCTCTTAAGCCGATTCCATCAATATTTCAGCACGAGGAATTGAATGAGTCACCATCAAATCATGAGGTGCTTCCACTCACAAACACAAAATGATCAACAGGGGACAGAACTGTGGAGGAGcggggatttaaagggatagttcacccagaaattaaagttctgtcatgaatgactcaccctcatgtcgttccaaacccataagaccttcgttcatcttcagaacacagtttaagatattttagatgacatctgagagctttctgagcctccatagacagcaaggtaactaccacattcaaggcccagaaaggtagtaaagacatcattaaaatagtccatgtgacatcactggtTCAGCCATAATGTTATGAAACTATGATAATACTTATTTGTgtaccacaaaaaaagaaaagaaaagaaaagaaaaagacttcATTTAACAATTTCTCTCCCGTGAGTCCCATCTACTGCCATTAtaacacatggactattttaataatgCCCTTACTACCTTTCCTGGCCTTTACTGTGGTAGTTACCTTgcagtctatggagggtcagaaagctctcagatatcatcaaaaatatattgagTTCCGAAGatggttttgaatgacatgagggtgagtaattaatgaaagaactttcatttttgggtgaactaacactttaaatcAGATCAGATGCGGTCAGGTGTCCAGTTTTGACCCATTGTCTCTTGTGTGGTCCCCAGAGCCCTCCGTCTCGCGTGTATGTGGAAAGCTTACGGCAGGCCACAGGGGAGAAGATGTCCCTCCTGAGGAGGACGCCGCTCAGCATCCCAAACACAGACTACATTCAGATGCTGCTGGAGATCTCACTGGAGCTGGGCTTTCAGGTCACATACGTAGACATCGGTCGGTTCTCGTTTCTCAGTTTGTGTCATTTTATGTCACCGGGGCTGGATATGTGTGATATatcgtgaatgtgtgtgttttgcagatgAGCTGACCGTGAACGGCCAGTACCAGTGTTTGGTGGAGCTGTCCACCCGGCCGGTGACGGTGTGCCACGGGACAGGGATGACCAGCAGTAACGCCCACAACACCGCAGCACATAACGCCCTGCAGTACATCAAGATGGTCGCTAGTAAACTCTAACAGCAGGTCCGGGATCAGTGTGCACATGATTTCTGACCTGCACGTACTGACCCCGAGCCTGtttcacacagcacacacaaaacacatactGACCCGAGACCAGACTCGctgatgaaaataaatgaatttctGGATTACAACACTGAGTTTATTCTTGGTTGTTGAAAACCGTTACATTTACATCCGAATATACAGTGAACCTCAAACTGGATGTACTTAGTTTTTTTGATTGTCACTACATGAAACCTGACTGAagtactcatatatatatatgtatatactttttttaattgcttACACCCTCAAACCTTTCGCTCATATACCATAACTTCAGACCAAGTTacaatcaaaatcaaaaacaacctgaccacaaaaaaaaaattcccccttGCATTTCtgcttacagtattttgtaaatcTATTCTGAATATGcacacaagtcaagtcacctttatctcTTATGCTTTATACAGCGCAGAATGTTTCAAAGCAGTAGTTACAAATTCAAACAAGCCTATAATGTCATTATACAGATCAAgttagttcagtgttgattcagtccAGTTTTATAACTAATGCTCATCAGTTGTGCatactgtatttacagtgtattCTTGCACACACGTGTGTGTGGGTGCTGTGACACAAGATAGTACTTTAGATAGTACTGTCAAGATAGTACTTTACTTGCAAAAGAGTTGCTATGCAAGAacaattttttaaagtttaaattaaaagttaaaaattctTTTGATTTTGCATGATAGAGTGTGGCGAAAACAAGCCATAGTTTCAATAATTGTGtaagcaattaaaaaaacatcaactGTAAGGTTTACAGTGCGTTCTCGAGGCTCATAGAGCAGTGAACGCTTTAAACCGGTATCTGTGATGGTTAAACGAAGCTTCGCAATGCATCGCAAAACGTTTTTCACTACGCTGTACGGTGTGTCCACCTACTGGTCATTACTGTGTATAGCACACAACAAACTTACATCCACTGGTTTCATCAGATTTGCTTCTTTAACTCATCTCTTTTATTTAGACAAGTAGAAgtgaatcttttatttattttattttagttatttgattATAACTATAACAAAGTTTGTTTGGGCTTTATATATTGGGGGAAACAATGTACTAAAGAAAACCATGATGAAGTGTGAATACTGTTACATgaataaacatctttttttttttttttacacaacaagCTTCACTACATGTTGATATGGGTGCCGCTGTGTGAAACAGGCCTTCATGGACAAATACATGGACTGCACTCATTTGGCAAATAAAGATACATCAAACCTATGAGTCTTCAGTTATGGTTGTCAGTTTTTGTCATATCTAATTTCATAGACCTGCTGCAACAACCTCACTCATATACGATTTTATCTTCccattgtattgttttttctgtatgaaaCTGTTTACTACATTGGCCgtgttgtcattgtcatgtgacctgcCAGCATCTGTTGCATTGCTTcactaaaataaatagaaaaacaagaaaatatatatatttttattaaatatatattagctCTCTGAGGGCTACACTGTGCCATAGAGggctaatataaataataaaaataatttattttgtatgctCATTACTTTGGGCCAGTGGCAAAGCATGGGACCTTCAACATCAAAATCTTTTTAGCCTCTGTCCCATCAAATAAAATTCACGTGGAGCCACAAAACCTGTTTGAtccataaaatgaatgttttacatTAAGTTATGTCACAGGTCAGGGGCGCAGCAATCATTTCATAAGTGAGCGGGTCAGAAATtacaaattttataataataatatttaatagtattgACTTTGTCCAGTCATTAATCAATAATGTCAATAAAtcctaaaaataaatcttaagtgtcagttttGGACTAATGGCCCGGCCTCCTCGGGACGTCTCTTTAATCTGAGGTTCTGAGTTTTAGTTGCATACTGAGATTGATAATAAACAACAGACACAGGTCCTGACTTGGAacataaatatgtatttcttGCAATGCATATAGATGTGAAACAGCAGGTCTGGAGAGTGTCCTAATAACACGTCAACAGTGGAGCACTGGAGCAGCTGTGAACAGAGAGACGTCACCGTACAACTGCACTTCTTCAGAGGACAGCTGATCACATCAATAAAACTCCCACACACAGTGCAGGACGTCTCAGTGAGGATATCATGAGATTGAAATGAAACGCTCGTTTTAATAAGGCATCACAGATCATTGGCAGGCTTTGACATGTGTTCATGCAATGTTGAGAAACTACCAGCAGATGTACTCACTACAGCGTCTTTCCCTACACAAGAAACTCAACCTGCTATTTTTTTCCCATCATCATCTTCTCTATAAGCTTCAGAAACATTCAGTCAGATGAGCTCCAGATCAGCAATCATCTCATCTTAACAGaaagaacaaaacaacaacaaccgtCACAGAGAATCTGTAATATAAGAACTCCACATAGTTTTGTAGATGCACACCTTCATTTCCAGCAGTCTGTGTTTTATGGTGTCTTTTGGGCTCTACAGGGTCTTACCGGGGGGAAAAAAGTGCATCAGTGTGCAAAAGACGATGTTTTGTGGATGGACCGTCCTCCAGTAGTGTGTTGATATGGTTTCATAAGCGTTAAGGCACAGTGAAGGACTCAAACACTGACATACAGCTCTAGTAATGGGTTCTTTACAATCTACTTAAAATCTTTACAactatctaaaaaaattaaaatctgctcAGTTGAATCGAACGCAACAAATTACACAAGAATGCTTTCACGAATGACTTGTTTGATGAATGAGTTTCAGATCAAATGTAATAAACGATGGATGTTCGCACTAGAATACTAGTGTACTACATACTGCATACTTCACTGAAGACTGACCGTATGGATAACAGCATGCATTGTGCAACACTAAACATTTAGAAACGTATTCTGCTACACTGTTGTTGTCACATGATTCATCATCTCAGCATGTTTAATTCAAGAAGTGAtgtataagaaataaaaaaaaaaaaaaaaattgaatgcaatCCATGTAGAAATATCTTCCCTTTCTGTAGTTTGCATAACATGCATGTTTTCAGTTTGCGCTGAACATATGACTGATTCATCTGGAGTTTTGAATTCGTAACGCATACTAGGATACTTCATTTACGACTTctatatgtgaaaaaaaagtaatttccgTGACAGATTTCAACATATTTATTAACCAGTATTTACTCAGACTTccaaaagtcacatttatttttctaaatattatcattaatatccTAGACTtcactgaattaaacacatggTGAGGTCACGTGAAAATGCAGTACATTACACGAAATGTTACAGCATACTGTGTAGTATGCACACTACTGACATCCATTTCCTATTTGTAGTTAGCAGAGATGTGGGGTCCTGAAGTATGCAGTATGCAGTAGCACTGAGACGCCTGTAGAGGCCGCTGTCGTTTTTGGGTCACTGGTGCAATCAAGGTATAAATCACTCCACATGTCTcctaaacccatatgactttagTCAATCTTTTAAACACAAGTGACGATATTTAtaatgaaacctgagaggttTTCTTCTTTCCATTGAATGACCAGGTCACCAAAAGATCCTACAAACACAACAAGCTCATAAAGGCATCACTTAAGCATATTAATAAGATAACGAAAATTGTTTTACAGCAACTTTATAACCTTTTTGGATCTTTTAAGTTTTGGTTACCCATATTtatcaatggagggacagaaaccacacaggtttcattaaaaatactgtgttttgaAACTTTATGGGCATGAAAGAACAcgagggtgagaaattaatgacagatttatcACTGTCGGGTGAACTTTATATGCAACGTGCGCCTGACTTCTctctcaaccaatggtgtgagtttggagCGAAAACTAGCTGGAATAATCTGTTTCGCAGGGCACGGACTAGTTTTTCTGAAGGTGGCGAGTGCTTGTAGAAcctgcttggaaaaaaatcatttCTTGAATTTGATTTGGTGCCATTAGTGGTGCATAAATGTCCCGTTTGCTTTAAAGAGCACTAACGAGCCAGAGATCCAGGGGTCTGCGAGGGCTTCTGGGTCCAGGATCTCTCTTTCAGGCTTGATTCTTTGGAAAGTTTTGAAAGGTGGCATGCCACTGAACACGAGGAGGGACAGCTCGACTTCAGTCACAGCTTTGACTTCCAAAACAATTCCCTTCTTTCGGTTGTTTACAAAAATAGAGCTAAAATTGTCGAAATGTTGTTTTGACGAGTTAACGTAACCTACTGCCGATGAAAGCTGCCGTCTACACATGCAGAATGTAGCCAAAAGAGCAAATTCAGTCCGTCTAAACCCAGAAGTTGAGGGAATTTCACTAAAAGCGTAAAACTATGTTGTTGAGAAGCGACTTCTTAAGGCAAGCACTTAAGAGGAAGCACGACCGGCTTCATCTGGACAGCTCTGCATCTCTCTTTTACTATGTAGAGGGAAACTATTGAGACAGAGCCTGCCGAAGGGATGAGGAGAGAggctttttatacatttattttcagtcCGGAGATAAAATCCAAATCTAGAGGGAGGTCCTGTTCTGCATAGTAAGCGTCTGCAGTCAGCAGTGAAGGCGTCTGGATCTACCACAGCTCAGGGTTTTCTAGTTTGAGGAAGCCGGGGTCCTTGCGCAGTTCCCAGTACGTGTTGTTAGACACCCATCTCTCCCTCTGGTGACTGTGCATAACCTTCCTGTTACACAGAGGAAGCACAGCTTAAACTCACATTGGGTTAGgtctaaaatattttcttaaccCTCGTGCTGTGCTGAAAATGCTTTACCTTATTTAGTGTTTTCCCGGATGAAAAATGGCCAGCCTTCgtgtaaatctctcattatgctatattatcaccaaaCCTTGGGTTCAATCTTTTCATCaacttgttttatttgaattagcACAGGGTTTGtgtttctttttggaactgactGATCGTAGCCCTCAATGATGTGAGTTCAATAGCAGAAGAAGAAGAGGTGAACGGATGAAGTGCACTCACTTAAAGAACCGCGGCTGGTGTCTGATGTTGTTCTCCTCCAGCCACTtcctcctgtttctctgctgctctTCGATTCTTTGTTTCTCAGCGGCTGCCATCTGGACATTTCCTTCCTCCAGACACCTGTGAGACACATTAAAGCAGAGCTTCACCACCGATGATTACTCAGCGCAAACTTTGCTCCACGGGTTTCTAGGAGTGTGGAAAGAGCTGAACTAAGCCAGAAACTCTCTCAGGGAGCAGAAAAATAAGTGCGATACAGTTTACGATCGAGTTTCATGACAAAGTGAGATGAAAGACTAAGCATTTACTTAGTTCTCAATATAACTCAATATTTCATATAGATCAAATGTAAGAAAAAGAGACCAGATTTAATTTAGGATTATTTATACACtatcatagtatttattaatattttgatttaggtttaaactttttattttaagtttttatacagttttattttcaaaaattgtgacatttttattatatatatatatatatatagtttagtaCTCAGTACTTCAATTCAAAgccaacatttctatttttatttaggtattaaacatttttaatctaaaatgtatattcatctaatatttgtattatattttattttatttcagctttatttaaattaacaaaaaatatgcaTATAGTTTAAGCTTTAgttataataaacaacaacaatactaaAAGGTTTttatgtgtgctttttttttgtgactgtactaaagcataaaaaaataccattatttttttgcagaaaatTTGCATAAACATAAGTTCACATACATatttctttgaaaaaatatgGTTATTCTACTTTGaatgtgtgttctgtgtcagAATGTCTGATTTTGTTTTGCTCTGTGATTCTGTCCACTGTAAGTTTAACCAATAGAATGTCAACACCTGGGTTGCCAGATAGCACACAACTCAACGTATTGCAGCTATAGAAGATCACAAATTCTGCTCAAACTAAAAAGTCTTCTAATAAATCGCTCTGtgaccaaaaaaatattaaaacatggaTAAATAAACTCATCAGCTTACAGTTTAACGGTCATTGCCTTCTACTGTCAATTGCGCTCATTCTCGTTGAGTGTCTTAAAATCTGGCAACCTGATTGAGCATTGAGTCTGAGGAGGAGAATTGACTTTCTCAAATATTTTTAATCTGGACTGCAGTACCTACTGTATATCAACTGCTAGCTGTCAATAttacatactgcacctttaaactataattttctgtCTGTTCTGGTACGCAAGATTTAAGTCACTCTTCCTAAAACCACCTGCCAACCACTAGTATTAGCAAATAGTGTTATAGTCATAATACCAAGTGGTTTTCTGGTCAATTTGTTACAAAGCAACTGACTGGAATTCATTCTTTTCATGAACCGTCTTGAAAAGCCACAGCTGTCAAAGCCTTTCAAAGATAAGCAAGGCTTTATGGAGTCCTTCAAAATTAGGTCCAAATCATTTCTAGAAGGACTTCTTCTTTTGAGGCAGTGGATCACTCTCCCGTGCCACTAAACATATTATTACAGTAAGAGTGTAATTTGAGACAATGCATGTACCTCTGGTCCGGCCTGTATCGAGCATCTGTTGGTGGCAGCAGCTCCTTCAGCTCAGGACAGAGCTCATTGAGCTCTATGGCAAACCTGCTGAAGCCGTAGTACAGCTCATAATCTGTAGGCATAGACcctggacacacaaacacaacatcgGTTTACACACCGAAGAGAGTCAACACTGTAAGTGGAACAtcagcattagcattagcattagcattagcatctcACTCGCAAGCATACGACTGCCTTCACAACATCAGATCTTGTATTGTGTAGTGTCATAACTGCAAATGACTGCTAaatttagagcatttatcaattTCCAAATGGCCATTAAAGTGCAATTGATTAAATTACAACCGATCTGAGAGCTGTTTATGTACTTTCTACCACAGTGACCACAGTGGGTAGTTACTTCTCAGCCCaagtcactcactcactttttCTCCTTCACTAGACAATaataatacactactgttcaaaagtttggggtgactTTGATTCAAACAGTAAAATAGAAATGTGAATATTGAATACTGCAGTataaaatgacttaattttcagcatcattactccagtcttcagtgccacatgatcctaaTGCTGATTTGATGTTCAAGAAACAGTTCTTCTTATATAAAAAACTCATAGGCATCTCAAACTTTTGGTAAATGTGAGACATAGGTCCGAAAACATGTTACagacactgattttttttaatcagcagaCTTAACTTTAACTTAAGGAATTTttattaccatttatttattatacattaacaTTGTGCCAGTCTATTTTTGCTAGAAGCTGGCGAATTTCGATTCTGGACCCGTGAGTGTATGTACCTGGTCTCCAGATGCATTTGGCTGAAGGTGGGACTCCACAGTACAGACCCTCATGCCATTTCCCAAACAGTCTGTGAATGACTTTCCCCTCCTGCTCCATCACTGATCCATGCACCTCATACAAATTCGAGCTCCAGTAGTTTCCCTTGACCCAAACACACATACGCATATTCTTACCAACCCAACACTTCTGAAAGGTAGTGTACATTTAGTGAAGAGTTCATTACACTTATTGGTTGTTTTCTCTAAATatgatgtgtgtaaatatatagagACAACTGTCAGTCAGTCATTCATAGGTTTGTTCACCAGGTAAAGTACATTACAAACTATGTAAAACAAAGACTGTTCATCCTTTTTGGCTGTTAAACTTATCTGAAAGCTCTAGTGTATGTGAGTTTGCACATACACCAGCATCTAAACCACTGTTCTCATTCGATTTCAAAGGCCCTACTATCTAAGCTGTTCTTTTGGCTCTTCTGCAGATCTGGCACCAGCACAGCACTACTGTATAATAGACAGGGCGTCAGAAGTAGCGAAAGTAAACTCAACTCAGCTAGTGTACCATTCACATGTTCATTGTGGACATAAGCAAACCAGTTCTTATTACAACTATTAAACTAAAATGGTAAAAACCAGCATACAGATGAataatgaactgaactgaaaaatactaatagtagtgctgtcaaaagattaattgtgattactctaattaaaaataaaactttttgtttgcataacaTATGTgcgtatactgtacatatatacatgtatacaaacacatgcatgtacagtatatatttaaagggggggtgaaatgctatttcatgcatactgagttttttacactgttaaagagttggattcccatgctaaacatggacaaagtttcaaaaattaagttgtacgtttgaaggagtatttctgttccaaaaatactccttca encodes the following:
- the LOC113053493 gene encoding interferon-inducible double-stranded RNA-dependent protein kinase activator A homolog; amino-acid sequence: MADSHVMAHQRCQEKTPVQILHEYGIKIGRAPVYALLQSDGEAHQQSFIFSVTIGEITCKGRGATKKAAKHEAAEAALNLLKRDTRPNDQRDGVSPEAGDASNPVGVLQELAMQRVWCLPEYVVSLETGPDHMKEFTVTCRLEGLEESGTGSSKKQGRRAAAERMLGKLQSLSGSPEITWSPPSRVYVESLRQATGEKMSLLRRTPLSIPNTDYIQMLLEISLELGFQVTYVDIDELTVNGQYQCLVELSTRPVTVCHGTGMTSSNAHNTAAHNALQYIKMVASKL